In Campylobacter sp. RM16187, the DNA window CTTCGTGCCAAAATGATTGAGATAGCCGATGTTTCTAAATTTACCGATGCTAAAAAAGCCATATCTAGTATAAGTGACGAAGATCTAATAGAATACGCAAGAGATTGGGCAAGTGGTGTTAAATTCGCAACTCCTATCTTTGAGGGCGTTAGAGTTGAAGAATTTGCTAAGCTATTTGAGATGGCAAAAGTCGATATGGACGGTAAAACCGAGCTTTATGATGGACGCACAGGCTCAAAAATAAAGGAGAGAGTAAACGTAGGCTGCATGTATATGCTTAAGCTTCACCACCTTGTCGATGAGAAAGTTCACGCAAGAAGTACCGGACCATACAGCCTTGTTACGCAGCAACCTGTCGGTGGTAAGGCGCTATTTGGCGGTCAAAGATTTGGTGAGATGGAGGTTTGGGCGCTTGAAGCTTATGGAGCCGCTCACACTCTAAGAGAGATGCTAACGGTAAAATCAGACGATGTTGAAGGTCGTTTAATGGCATATAAGGCACTAACAAGAGGCGAAAATGTACCAGAAACAGGAATTCCTGAGACGTTTTTCGTATTAACAAACGAACTTAAATCCCTTGCACTTGATGTTGAGATATACGATGAGGAAGATAACAATGAGTGAATTAAAACCGATTGAGATAAAAGAAGAGCACCGCCCTCGTGATTTTGAAGCTTTTCAGCTTCGCTTGGCAAGTCCCGAGAAGATCAAATCATGTAGTTATGGCGAGGTTAAAAAGCCTGAAACTATCAACTATAGAACTCTAAAGCCTGAACGTGATGGTCTGTTTTGCGCCAAAATTTTTGGTCCGATCCGTGACTATGAGTGCCTTTGCGGTAAGTATAAAAAAATGCGCTATAAAGGCGTTAAATGCGAGAAGTGCGGCGTTGAAGTAACCAGCTCAAAAGTTCGTCGCTCACGCATGGGACACATCGAGCTTGTAACTCCTGTGGCGCATATCTGGTATGTAAATTCACTTCCAAGCCGTATAGGAACGCTTCTTGGTATCAAGATGAAGGATTTAGAGCGCGTACTTTACTATGAGGCATATATAGTTGAGGCCGTAGGAGATGCATTTTATGATAACGAGAATAGCAAAAAAGTAGAAATTTATGACGTTTTAAATGACGAGCAGTATCAATCTCTTGCTCAACGTTTCGAGGATAGTGGATTTAGAGCTAGAATGGGTGGAGAGGTTATTAGGGATATGCTTGCAAGTTTAGATCTGATAGAGCTTTTAAATACTCTAAAAGATGAGGTGAGCGCTACAAATTCAGAGGCGAAGAAAAAAACTATCGTAAAAAGACTTAAAGTTGTTGAGGCGTTTTTAAATTCAGGCAACCGCCCTGAGTGGATGATGATTACAAATTTACCTGTGCTTCCGCCTGATTTACGCCCGCTTGTTAGCCTTGACGGAGGCAAATTTGCCGTTTCTGACGTGAACGATCTTTACCGCCGTGTTATAAATAGAAATGCACGTCTAAAGAGACTTATGGAGCTTGATGCGCCTGAAATCATTATAAGAAACGAAAAGAGAATGCTTCAAGAGGCGGTTGATGCCCTTTTTGATAACGGAAGAAGAGCAAATGCCGTAAAAGGTGCAAACAAGCGCCCGCTTAAATCACTTTCTGAGATTATCAAAGGTAAGCAAGGTCGCTTTAGACAAAATTTGCTTGGTAAGCGTGTTGACTTCTCAGGTCGTTCTGTTATCGTTGTAGGCCCAAAGCTTAGAATGGATCAGTGCGGACTTCCAAAGAGAATGGCTCTTGAGCTATTCAAACCGCACCTTTTAGCGCGTCTTGAAGAAAAGGGCTATGCAACGACCGTTAAGCAAGCCAAGAAGATGATAGAGGATAAGACGAATGAAGTTTGGGAGTGTTTAGAGGAGGTTGTTAAAGATCATCCTGTTATGCTAAACCGTGCTCCTACGCTGCATAAGCTCTCTATTCAAGCGTTTCACCCTGTGCTAGTTGAAGGCAAAGCGATACAGCTTCATCCGCTCGTTTGTGCTGCGTTTAACGCGGACTTTGACGGCGACCAAATGGCTGTTCACGTGCCACTCTCGCAAGAAGCTATCGCGGAGTGCAAAATTTTGATGCTTAGCTCGATGAATATCTTGCTTCCTGCAAGCGGTAAGGCTATAACCGTTCCAAGCCAGGATATGGTTTTAGGAATTTACTACCTAAGCTTAGAAAAGAGCGACACTAAGGGAGCAAATAAAATTTTTGCAAGCGTTGATGAGGTTATGATCGCTGAAGAGGCGCACTGCCTTGAAGTTCATTCAAAGATCAAAACCATGATCGACGGTAAGACGCTATTTACGACTGCCGGACGTTTGATCATCCGCTCGATATTGCCTGATTTTGTTCCTGAAAATATGTGGAACAGAGTCCTTAAGAAAAAAGATATAGCAAATTTGGTTGATTATGTTTATAAAGTAGGCGGACTTGAGATAACTGCAGGATTTTTAGATAAGCTTAAAAATTTAGGCTTCCGCTACGCTACAAAAGCGGGAATTTCTATCTCTATAGCCGATATCATCGTCCCTGAAGGAAAACAAAAGCATATAGACAGCGCTAAGAAAAAAGTACGCGAAATTCAAAACCAATACGGCGCAGGTCTTTTAACGGATTCAGAAAGATACAATAAGATCGTTGATATCTGGACTGATACAAATAATGTAGTTGCAGGCGAGATGATGAAGCTCATTCAAAATGATAAGGGCGGATTTAACTCGATTTATATGATGGCTGACTCTGGAGCTAGAGGTTCTGCTGCGCAAATTCGTCAGCTTGCCGGTATGCGTGGTCTTATGGCTAAGCCTGATGGCTCGATTATTGAGACGCCTATTACATCAAATTTCCGCGAGGGACTAAACGTACTTGAGTACTTTATCTCAACTCACGGCGCTAGAAAAGGACTTGCCGATACCGCGCTTAAAACGGCAAACGCGGGATACTTAACTAGAAAGCTAATTGACGTTGCGCAAAACGTTAAGGTTACGATTGAAGATTGCGGTACTCACGAAGGCGTTGAGATCACTGAAATCACCGAAAACGGCGAGCTTATAGAAAGCCTTGAGGAAAGAGTGCTTGGAAGAGTGCTTGCAGATGACGTTATAGATCCGATAGCAAATGAAATTTTATTTGCGGAAGGCACTTTAATAGATGAGGAGAAGGCAAAAGCCATAATTGAAGCTGGAATAAAATCTGTTAATATCAGGACTCCTATTACTTGCAAAGCCGCAAAAGGAGTATGTGCTAAGTGTTATGGCCTTAACCTTGGAGAAGGCAAGCTGGTAAAACCTGGAGAGGCTGTAGGTATCATCTCTGCTCAATCAATTGGCGAGCCTGGAACTCAGCTTACTCTTAGAACATTCCACATCGGCGGGACCGCTTCTACCGAGCAACAAGATCGCCAGGTTATAGCGCAAAAAGAAGGCTTTATAAGATATTATAACCTTAATACTTATGAAAATAACGGCAAGAGAATTGTAGCTAATCGTCGTAACGCAGCTGTTTTATTGGTAGAGCCAAAGATAAAGGCTCCGTTTGATGGCAAGATCGAGATAGAAATAGCTCACGAAGATGTAAATATTACCATAAAAGGTAAGAAAGAAGAGGCTAAATACACCCTTAGAAGAAATGACCTTGCTAAGCCAAACGAACTAGCCGGGGTTAGCGGTAAGGTAGAGGGTAAAATTCACATACCTTATGAGCATGGAGCTAGTGTTCAAGAAAATGAGAGTATAGCCGAAATTATTAAAGAGGGATGGAACATTCCTAATCGTATTCCTTTTGCAAGTGAAATTAAGATGGCAGACGGTGATCCTGTAGCTAGAAAGATAGTTTCTGGAGCAAATGGAGTATTGAAGTTTTATATCTTAAAGGGTGATTATTTAGAACGTATAAGAAATATAAAAAAGGGTCACACTGTAAGAGAAAAAGGTATGTTTGTAGTAGTTGCCGATGAGGATGATAGAGAGGCTGTGCGTCACTATATACCAAGAAATTCGGTTATTAAAGTCAACGATAGCGATATAGTAAGCTTAAAAGATCTTATAGCTGAACCCGTAAATGAAGAGCAGTTAATAGTAGCAGAATGGGATCCATACTCTACTCCTGTTATTGCCGAAGAGGCCGGAGTAGTGGCTTATGAAGATATAGAGCCTAACTATAGCGCTTCAGAACAATATGATGAGGCTACCGGACAGACTCGTCTTGTGATCAATGAGTATCTGCCTTCTGGTATTAAGCCTACGATAGTTATATCTACTAAAGACGGAAGGCTGATTCGATATCAGCTTGAGCCAAAGACGGCGATATTTGTAAATGATGGTGTAAGTGTAGACCAAGCCGATATTTTAGCTAGAACTCCAAAGGCTGTAGCAAAATCAAAAGACATCACCGGAGGTCTTCCTAGGGTATCTGAGCTATTTGAAGCAAGACGTCCAAAAAATACGGCTATCATAGCTGAGATTGACGGTATTGTAAGATTTGATAAGCCGCTTCGCTCAAAAGAAAGAATTATTATCGAAGCGGAGGATGGAACTACGTCTGAATACTTGATAGACAAGACCAGACAAATTCAAGTTACGAGCGGAGAGTTTATCCATGCTGGCGAGAAGCTAACAGACGGTCTTATCTCAAGCCATGACGTGCTCAGAATTTTAGGTGAAAAGGCGCTTCATTACTATTTGATAAGTGAAATTCAGCAAGTGTATCGCTCACAAGGTGTTGCAATAGCAGATAAACACATTGAAATTATAGTTTCCCAGATGCTAAGACAAGTTAAAATAATAGATAGTGGAGATACTAATTTCATAGTCGGTGATATGATCTCTCGTATAAGATTTAAAGAGGAAAACGAAAGAATAATGCGCATGGGAGGCAATCCTGCTATAGCTGAGCCTATCTTGCTTGGTGTAACTCGCGCGGCGATAGGAAGTGATAGTGTGATCTCTGCAGCATCTTTCCAAGAGACAACTAAGGTTTTAACGGAGGCTAGTATAGCTGCTAAAATAGATCATCTTGAAGATCTAAAAGAAAACGTAATTTTGGGTCGCATGATACCAGTTGGAACAGGACTTTATCAAGATAGAAAGATAAAGCTAAAACAAAATTAAATAATTTTTTGCCCTGCTCAATTTTGGCAGGGCAATTTATAAAATTTGAGCTTAGATTTAAAATTTATCTTGCTCAAACTTCGAATTCAAGAGTTTTAAAACCAACCTATAAGCTAAAAATTTAGAAATTTACCTTAAATTAAGCCATTTTTAAATAAAATTAAGTCTTTTTAATAAATTTAGTCGAAAGGAATTACTGTGCCAACCATAAATCAATTGGTTAGAAAAGAGCGCAAGAAAGTGATTGTAAAATCAAAATCTCCAGCGCTAAAAGAGTGTCCTCAAAGAAGAGGCGTTTGTACGAGAGTTTACACAACAACTCCGAAAAAACCAAACTCTGCTTTGAGAAAAGTTGCCAAGGTTAGATTAACCAGTGGCTTTGAAGTTATTAGCTATATCGGCGGTGAAGGTCACAACTTGCAAGAGCACAGCATTGTGCTAGTTCGCGGCGGTAGGGTTAAAGACTTACCAGGTGTTAAATATCACATAGTTCGTGGTGCGCTTGATACTGCGGGTGTTGCTAAAAGAACAGTTTCACGTTCTAAATATGGTGCTAAACGCCCTAAAGCCGGCGCAGCAAAGAAATAAAAATTTAGGTTCGCAGACGCGCTTTTGATTTAGTTGCGTTTGAGTAAAATTTATAAAATTTGAAGGAATAATCAAATGAGAAGAAGAAAAGCCCCTGTAAGGGAAGTTTTACCTGATCCGATATATGGAAACAAAGTAATCACTAAATTTATTAACTCGCTTATGTACGATGGCAAAAAAAGCGTAGCAACCGAGATTATGTACGGCGCTATCAAAGCTATCGAGAAAAGAAATAGCGAAGTTAAAGGCATAGATGTTTTTAACGATGCTATTGAAAACGTAAAACCGATCATGGAAGTTAAATCACGCCGTGTTGGTGGTGCTACATATCAAGTTCCTGTTGAGGTTCGCCCTGCACGCCAACAAGCTCTTGCTATCCGCTGGATAATCAGCTATGCAAGAAAAAGAAGCGAAAGAACCATGATAGACAAGCTTGCTAACGAGCTTCTTGATGCTGCAAATTCAAAAGGTGCATCTTTTAAGAAGAAAGAAGATACTTACAAAATGGCAGAGGCTAACAAGGCATTTGCTCACTACCGCTGGTAAGAAGGAAAATTTATGGCAGATAGAAAAACCCCATTACATATGGTTAGAAACATCGGTATCGCGGCTCATATTGACGCTGGTAAAACTACTACCAGCGAAAGAATTTTGTTCTTTACGGGCATGAGCCATAAGCTTGGCGAGGTTCATGATGGTGCTGCTACTATGGACTGGATGGAGCAAGAAAAAGAGCGTGGTATTACTATTACTTCAGCTGCAACAACTTGTTTCTGGAAAGATCACCAAATCAACCTCATTGACACTCCGGGCCACGTTGACTTTACTATCGAAGTTGAGCGTTCTATGCGTGTTCTTGACGGTGCTGTCGCTGTATTTTGTTCAGTTGGCGGCGTTCAACCTCAGTCTGAAACAGTTTGGAGACAAGCTAACAAATACCGCGTTCCAAGAATGGTTTACGTAAATAAAATGGACAGAGTTGGCGCAAATTTCTACAATGTAGAGAGCCAAATCAAAAACCGCTTAAAAGCAAATCCGGTACCTATCCAAATTCCAATCGGTGCTGAAGATACATTTAAAGGTGTTGTTGATTTAGTAACTATGAAAGCTTTGGTTTGGGAAGATGACAGCAAACCGACTACATTCGTAGAGAAAGAAATTCCAGCCGATTTGCTAGAAAAAGCAGAAGAGTACCGCGCGAAAATGGTTGAGGCTGCTGCTGAAACCGATGATGCACTTATGGAGAAATACCTTAGCGGTGAAGAGCTTAGCGTTGAGGAGATTAAACAAGGTATAAAAGCCGGTTGTCTTTCAATGTCAATCATTCCTATGGTTTGCGGAACTTCATTTAAAAATAAAGGCGTTCAACCGCTTCTTGATGCTGTTGTTGATTATCTTCCGGCTCCGGATGAAGTTGAGGCGATAAAAGGCGAGTATGAAGACGGCACAGAGGTAAAGGTTGAGTCAGCCGATGATGGCGAATTTGCCGGTCTTGCGTTTAAGATCATGACAGACCCGTTTGTCGGTCAGCTAACTTTCGTTCGTGTTTATCGCGGCAGCCTAGAGAGCGGTAGCTATGCTTACAACTCAGCTAAGGGCAAAAAGGAGAGAATCGGTCGTCTTTTAAAGATGCACTCAAATAAAAGAGAAGAGATTACAGTTCTTCACGCCGGGGAGATCGGCGCTGTTGTGGGACTAAAAGAGACTCTAACAGGCGATACATTATCAAGCGAAAAAGACAAGGTAATCCTTGAGAGAATGGACTTCCCGGATCCGGTTATCTCTGTTGCGGTTGAGCCAAAAACTAAAGCAGATCAAGAGAAGATGGCGCTTGCACTTCAAAAGCTTGCGCAAGAAGATCCAAGCTTTAGAGTTAGCACGGACGAGGAGAGCGGTCAAACTATCATCTCCGGTATGGGTGAGCTTCACCTTGAGATCATCGTTGATCGTATGCTTCGCGAATTTAAAGTTGATGCAGAAGTTGGACAACCTCAAGTTGCATATCGCGAAACTATCCGTAAAACAGTCGAGCAAGAGTATAAATATGCTAAGCAATCAGGCGGACGCGGTCAATACGGACATGTATTCCTACGTCTTGAGCCACTTGAGCCTGGTACTGGATTTGAGTTCGTTAATGACATCAAAGGCGGCGTTGTACCTAAAGAGTACATTCCGGCTGTTGAAAAGGGTTGTAAAGAAGCGCTTCAAAACGGTGTTCTTGCAGGCTACCCTGTAGAAGACGTTAAAGTTACGTTGTTTGACGGGAGCTACCACGAAGTGGATAGCTCTGAAATGGCATTTAAACTTGCTGCTTCAATGGGCTTTAAAGAGGGCGCTAGAAAAGCAGGTGCAGTTATACTTGAGCCTATGATGAAGGTTGAGGTTGAAACTCCTGAAGAGTATATGGGTGATGTTATCGGCGACCTTAACAAGCGCCGCGGACAAGTTAGCTCAATGGATGAAAGAAGCGGTAATAAGATCGTTACAGCGTTTTGCCCACTTGCTCAGATGTTTGGCTACTCAACAGACCTTAGAAGCCAAACTCAAGGTCGTGCTACATACTCTATGGAATTTGATCACTATGAAGAAGTTCCTAAAAACGTATCTGAAGAGATCATTAAAAAGAGAAACGGCTAAAATTTAGGGCGGGACTTTCTCGCCCTTTTTAAATTTATTTAAATTAATAAGCTTGCAAACATATTTTATAAAATTTACTTGGTTTATTTGAATATTTATCAAGAATAGTATTTGTTTTTTTACCTTTTGTCCTCATAGCTCAGCTGGATAGAGCGCAAAATTCCTAATTTTGAGGCCGTGAGTTCGAATCTCGCTGAGGACACCATCTTGATTATATTTTAAAAATCTCTTCTAATTTTTGTTTTTCTTTTGTGCTGTTTTCTTCTAATATGTTATTTAAAATATCTTTAGTGTCTTTTCTTATCTCATCTATAGTGCTCTCTACTTTATCTTTGATCTCTTCAGCGCTTTTTATAGCCTTATCGGTAACCGTATCTATAATGTCTTGTGTGTTTCCTTTTATTTCTGAGGTTTTATCAATGACATCTTTTGCAGCGTTAGAGCCTTTTTCTATTATTTTGTTGGCAGCGTCTTTTGTGGAATCAACTATCTCTTTAGCTTGTTTGCCATCAGAGCATCCTGATAAAAGTAGAGTTAAAAGTATTATGAGGATTGAAATTTTATTCATAAAATAGCCTTTTGTTTTATTCTGTATATTTTAGGAGAATTTAGTTAATATTTTAGTTTAAATCAAAGCCAAATTTATCACTTATTTCAATATTTGAGTTTATGATGCTTTTAAATTTTACATTCATAAATTCTAATTCAAGCTCATAAAATGCACCTAAAAATCGGTAACTTAATACATTTGCTTCAAATTTATTGCCGCTTATAATTTGTTCCGGTCTAAACATATATCTCTTATTCTTAAGCCACTGTTTAAATTCATCTGGAAGCACTTCTATATTGTATCCTGCCACAGAATTCATTTCACCTAAAAATTTTGCCACCTCGAAACTACTTGGATTAAAATAGAGCTCTTTAGGTGTGCCAATATCTAAAATAATACCATTTTTAATAAGTGCAATTCTATCACTTAGCATAAAGGCATCTTCTTTATCGTGAGTTACCATAATAGCACTTAGACCGTTTTGCTTAATCATCTGTTTTAATTCGGATCTTAAAGTATGGCGGAGATTGTGATCTAGATTTGCAAACGGCTCATCAAGTAATAAAAGCTTTTCTTTGTTTGCCACTGCTCTTGCAAATGCCACGCGTTGAGCCTGTCCTCCTGAAATTTGATCGCACATTTTATTTTTTAGCTCTTTTATTTTAAATTTCTCAAGCAGACTCTCTATCTCTATATCACGTTCGTTTTTAGGCATTTTTGAAAGAGCGAATTCGATATTTTTATTTACATTTAAGTGCGGAAATAGAGCGTAGTTTTGAAACATCATGGCCACACCACAATCTTTTTTAAGTTCTATATCTCCGCTATCTTTTGTCTCAAGTCCGGCTATAATTCTTAAAAGAGTGCTTTTACCGCATCCGCTTTCACCCAAAATACTTAAAATTTCACCTTCTTTTAGTGTCAAATTTATATGTTTCAAAACATCTATGTTGTTAAATTTCTTGTTTAAATTTCTAATATTTAAAATTTCCATTACGCTTTTTTCCTAGATATTATTTCAAGCCAAATTACTGCCACTAAAGATAGCAAAACTATTAGTAAAGATGGCAATGCTGCCGCATATAATCTCTCGTCTGTGGCGTAGAAAAACGCTCTAATGCTAAGAGTTTCAAAGCCAAGCGGACGAAGTATCAGGCTTAATGGCAGCTCTTTTACAATGTCTATAAAAACTACAATCAACGAAAGAAAGAAAAAGTGCCTTAATAGGGGGAAATGCACTTTAAAAAAAAGTGTGAATTTAGATCTATTAAGAAGTAGGCTTGCGTCATCTATATTTTTTGGAATCTTTGCGTAACCACTCTCTACGGCATATACAGAAGTCGCTAAAAATCTTACAATATAGCCAAAGATCAATACGACAAACGAGGCTGATAAAAATTGAGTGCCAAAATTTCTATCTATATATCCGAATACTATCATCACGCATAGGCCTATGCTTGCCCCTGGGAGTGCATAGCCAAGAGAGGTAGTTTTTAGCAAGAATGTATTTAGCTTATTGTTTTTGATAATTCTTGTTGAAAATACTAGAAAGAAGCTAATAAAAGTTATTAAAATTGCACTTATGATAGCCATTAGAAGCGAATTTCCAGCCATGGTTATAAATTCTAGCTTGAAATCTTGAATCGTCATTATGCTCCAATAAACAAGCCAGATAACAGGAAATAAAAATGCCAAACAAAAAATTACAAAGCACCACAAGAAAGCTAAAGTTTTCCCGATAGTGTTAAGCTCGCTTTTGGTTGTTGTCTTTGCGATATTGTGTGTATTAAAGCTATAGCCTTTCGAATTTTTATTGATATGCTCAAATATCATTATGATAAATACTAAAACCATTAGCATTGCAGCCAAAATAGATGCGGAGTATGAGTCTCCTAAATCGAACCATAGTTTAAATATCCCTGCGCTAAATGTTGCCACTCCGTAATAAGCTACAGTTCCGTAATCACTTAAAGTTTCCATTAAAACTAACATTGCTCCGCCTATAATGGCTGGTCTAGAGAGCATCACGGCTACTCTAAATATTTTAAACTGAGACAGTTTATAAATTTTACATACGTCAAAAAGCACTTTCGACTGAGTTTTAAAGGAAGTTTTTGCGAACATATAGATATATGGATAAAGCGATAAGGAAAGCACAAAAATGGCTCCGTAAATATTCATAAAATCAAGCCTAAAGCCGAAAATTTTATGAAAATAGCCTTGAAACTCCATTATTCCGACATAACAAAAGCTAAATATGTAAGCTGGTATGGCAAGCGGAAGCATTAGGGCATATTCAAAGAAATTTACAAAAGGAAATCGGTAGTTAGCTACTATCCATGCCGAAATAACGGCTATTGTGGCACTTAGAGCCAAGACCCCGAAAGCTACTAAAAAAGTGCCTTGAATATACCTTAAAAATAGATATTTAAAAAAATGCTCTAAATTGGAGTAGTCTCCAAAAGCTATCTCGAAAAAAATGCTAATAATAGGGACTAGGATGATGAGGGCGACCGTAATCGCCCAAAATTTGATATTCACTTATTTCCAGCCAGCCATATCAAATATTTTTACGGCTTCGCTTATTTTTTCTACAGATTTATAAAGTGGAGTTGAGTCCTCTTTGAATTTTCCAAACGCTTTGATTGTATCGCTCGGTTCTACTGCTGTATTTACAGGATATTCGTAGTTAATGCCTGCAAGTATCTTTTGAGCCTCAGGACTTACCATAAACTCCATAAATTTGATAGCATTCTCTTTGTTTTTAGAAGCTTTTGTAAGCGCTATACCGCTTATATTTACGTGTGTTCCGCGGTTATCTTGATTAGGGAAGATTACTCCTAAAATTTTAGCTACCTCTACATCTTCAGGCTTTGGAGAATTTAGCATAAGTCCGATGTAGTAAGTATTCATTACCGCCACTTGACCCTCTCCTGCAAATATTGCTTTAGCTTGGTCTCTATCGCCGCCTTTTGGATCACGAGCTAAGTTGGCTAGAGTGCCTTTAGCCCATTTGCTAGCCGCGTCTACACCTTCGCTCTCTATAATTGAAGCCAGAAGAGATGTGTTATATCCTGCTGTAGCACTTCTAATTAGAAGTTTGCCTTTTAGCTCAGGTTTGGTTAGGTCTTGATAGTTTTTAATTATACTTGGATCAAAATTTCTCTTGTCATAAGCTATTATTCTAGCTCTTTTTGAGATAGCAAACCAATATCCCTCTGCGTCTCTATATTGAACCGGAACAATTTTTTCTAGAGTTTGAGATTTTACAGATTGCAATACGCCTTTTTTCTTAGCTGTGTAGAAATTTCCGGCATCTGCAGTGATAAAAAGGTCCGCTACAGAGCTATCGCCCTCTACCTCAAGCTTTTTAATAAGCTCTCCACCCTTTGCCTGAGTTGCATTTACTTTAATTCCAGTTTTTTCTTCGAATAACTTATAAAGTTGTGTGTCAGCGTCATAGTGGCGAGCAGAATATATGTTTATTTCAGCAGCAAGTGCAAAACCTGCTAGCAAACTTAAAGCTAGTATGCTTTTTTTCATGTCTATCCTTTTTAATGGTATTGAAACTCAAAATATTAGCATTTATTTCTTATAATAATATTAAGTATTGTAAATGCAGCTTATACCGAGGTAAAAGAGTGAGATTATAATATAGGCATTTGTTAAAAATTTTTTAACAAAAAAGTGATAATATTTCCTCAATTTTAAAAATAAAAGGCAAAAAATTGAAAAAATTTCTACTTCTATCAATGGCTGCATCGGCTGCTTTTTCTCAGTTTCAAAATGTAAATGTAACGCCTCAAAATATTAATGATTACGAGCAGATTGTAGACATTAGAACAGAGCCTGAGTGGAGAGCTACGGGCATAGTAAAAGGTGCTAAAACAATAACCTTTGATCCTTACAATACTACTAAATTTATACAAGAGCTAAAGGATAACTTTGATATCTCAAAGCCTATAGCTTTGATTTGCAGAAGCGGCAAC includes these proteins:
- a CDS encoding ABC transporter permease, which encodes MNIKFWAITVALIILVPIISIFFEIAFGDYSNLEHFFKYLFLRYIQGTFLVAFGVLALSATIAVISAWIVANYRFPFVNFFEYALMLPLAIPAYIFSFCYVGIMEFQGYFHKIFGFRLDFMNIYGAIFVLSLSLYPYIYMFAKTSFKTQSKVLFDVCKIYKLSQFKIFRVAVMLSRPAIIGGAMLVLMETLSDYGTVAYYGVATFSAGIFKLWFDLGDSYSASILAAMLMVLVFIIMIFEHINKNSKGYSFNTHNIAKTTTKSELNTIGKTLAFLWCFVIFCLAFLFPVIWLVYWSIMTIQDFKLEFITMAGNSLLMAIISAILITFISFFLVFSTRIIKNNKLNTFLLKTTSLGYALPGASIGLCVMIVFGYIDRNFGTQFLSASFVVLIFGYIVRFLATSVYAVESGYAKIPKNIDDASLLLNRSKFTLFFKVHFPLLRHFFFLSLIVVFIDIVKELPLSLILRPLGFETLSIRAFFYATDERLYAAALPSLLIVLLSLVAVIWLEIISRKKA
- a CDS encoding Fe(3+) ABC transporter substrate-binding protein gives rise to the protein MKKSILALSLLAGFALAAEINIYSARHYDADTQLYKLFEEKTGIKVNATQAKGGELIKKLEVEGDSSVADLFITADAGNFYTAKKKGVLQSVKSQTLEKIVPVQYRDAEGYWFAISKRARIIAYDKRNFDPSIIKNYQDLTKPELKGKLLIRSATAGYNTSLLASIIESEGVDAASKWAKGTLANLARDPKGGDRDQAKAIFAGEGQVAVMNTYYIGLMLNSPKPEDVEVAKILGVIFPNQDNRGTHVNISGIALTKASKNKENAIKFMEFMVSPEAQKILAGINYEYPVNTAVEPSDTIKAFGKFKEDSTPLYKSVEKISEAVKIFDMAGWK
- a CDS encoding rhodanese-like domain-containing protein; this encodes MKKFLLLSMAASAAFSQFQNVNVTPQNINDYEQIVDIRTEPEWRATGIVKGAKTITFDPYNTTKFIQELKDNFDISKPIALICRSGNRSFHAARMLDSGGLNIINLNGGMGALIRQGYEPVPFNK